From Neosynechococcus sphagnicola sy1, the proteins below share one genomic window:
- a CDS encoding glucokinase: MEFQLLKYLMDKYGVHRVSVERVVSGQGIVAIYQFFRDCFGTSHAQQPADESTVGQIVRTWEKQVGKSEKTGRSRRRDRHGSLRKARLPIRKNPCSSLWLPMVRKLGIWH; the protein is encoded by the coding sequence CTGGAATTCCAACTTTTAAAGTATCTAATGGATAAGTATGGGGTACATCGTGTATCTGTTGAGCGAGTAGTCTCCGGTCAGGGTATTGTTGCCATCTACCAGTTTTTCCGCGACTGCTTTGGTACCTCCCATGCCCAGCAACCTGCCGATGAGTCTACTGTGGGTCAAATTGTCCGGACTTGGGAAAAGCAGGTCGGGAAAAGCGAAAAAACCGGTCGATCCCGCCGCCGCGATCGCCATGGCAGCCTTAGAAAAGCAAGATTACCTATCCGAAAAAACCCATGCAGCTCTTTATGGCTGCCTATGGTGCGGAAGCTGGGAATCTGGCATTAA
- a CDS encoding glucokinase — MQLFMAAYGAEAGNLALKLLPYGGLYIAGGIAAKNLPLMQADGFLPAFTAKGRMTPLLERIPVHVVLNPQVGLLGAALCASRL, encoded by the coding sequence ATGCAGCTCTTTATGGCTGCCTATGGTGCGGAAGCTGGGAATCTGGCATTAAAACTGCTTCCCTATGGCGGTCTATATATCGCCGGTGGCATTGCTGCTAAAAACTTGCCCTTGATGCAGGCGGATGGCTTTCTGCCAGCCTTCACGGCCAAAGGTCGCATGACACCCCTCCTGGAAAGAATTCCCGTTCATGTTGTCCTCAACCCCCAGGTGGGGTTGCTGGGTGCTGCCCTCTGTGCTTCGAGATTGTAA
- the mgtE gene encoding magnesium transporter — MLTQEVCGSLGNFAGLNQLKLELNSLPAIDVGDYIAELPPEDQAITFRLLSKDQATSVFEYLPPEVREQLLGSLHRAEVCHIIEAMRPDDRAVLFEELPAGVVKRLLQQLSPPERQATATILGYAEGTTGRVMTTEYVRLRQGLSVEAALSKIRLSDRDKETIYYAYVTDDNRKLLQVVSLRQLLFSIPEVLIRDIASDRVIKTSTDTPQEETARLMKRYDLLALPVVDREDRLVGIVTIDDMVDILEEEATEDIQKLAGVSGGDEAALSPPYITLRKRLPWLLANIVLYIGAASAIAPFQHVISVLPVISVIMPIMANSSGNVAFQVLSVTVRGLGVGEVTPKDTWQVLRKEVLAGMGTAIALGISLSLLSLLWAHPTERWVAPVAGLVMVSNVLIAAVAGTFLPMALTRLKLDPALISGPLMTTMLDGVGFMLFLSMISLGVRISHFHV, encoded by the coding sequence ATGCTCACCCAAGAAGTTTGCGGGTCGCTAGGGAATTTTGCTGGCTTAAATCAGTTGAAGTTGGAGCTGAATTCCTTACCTGCTATTGATGTTGGCGACTACATCGCGGAACTTCCGCCAGAAGATCAAGCGATCACATTTCGTTTGCTCAGCAAGGATCAGGCCACCAGCGTTTTTGAATATCTCCCCCCGGAAGTGCGGGAACAGCTCCTCGGTTCCTTACACCGAGCTGAAGTCTGCCACATTATTGAGGCCATGCGCCCCGACGATCGGGCGGTGCTCTTTGAGGAATTGCCCGCTGGGGTGGTGAAACGGCTGCTCCAACAACTCAGCCCTCCCGAGCGCCAAGCCACAGCCACCATTCTTGGCTATGCCGAAGGCACCACGGGCCGTGTCATGACCACCGAGTATGTGCGGCTCCGCCAGGGGTTGTCGGTTGAGGCGGCTCTGAGCAAGATTCGACTCAGCGATCGCGACAAGGAAACGATTTACTACGCCTACGTCACCGACGACAACCGCAAGCTATTACAGGTCGTTTCCCTTCGGCAATTGTTATTTTCCATTCCAGAAGTATTGATTCGAGATATTGCCAGCGATCGGGTGATTAAAACTAGTACCGATACCCCCCAGGAAGAGACGGCGCGACTGATGAAGCGCTATGACCTCTTGGCCTTGCCAGTGGTCGATCGCGAAGATCGCCTAGTGGGAATCGTCACCATTGATGACATGGTGGACATTCTGGAAGAAGAAGCCACGGAGGATATCCAAAAGTTAGCAGGGGTTAGTGGTGGGGATGAAGCCGCTCTATCGCCCCCCTACATCACTCTGCGGAAACGTCTCCCCTGGCTCTTGGCAAATATTGTGCTTTATATCGGGGCAGCCAGTGCGATCGCCCCCTTCCAACACGTGATTTCCGTGCTCCCTGTGATCTCAGTGATCATGCCAATTATGGCTAACAGCAGTGGCAACGTAGCCTTTCAAGTCCTCTCAGTAACGGTACGGGGCTTGGGGGTCGGGGAAGTCACCCCTAAAGATACCTGGCAAGTTCTCCGCAAGGAAGTTCTGGCTGGCATGGGAACGGCGATCGCCCTCGGCATTTCCCTTTCCCTATTGTCCTTGCTATGGGCGCATCCGACGGAGCGCTGGGTAGCTCCGGTGGCGGGGTTGGTGATGGTGAGTAATGTGTTGATTGCAGCCGTAGCCGGAACCTTTCTGCCAATGGCACTCACACGACTCAAACTAGACCCCGCTCTGATTAGCGGCCCACTGATGACCACTATGTTGGATGGAGTAGGGTTTATGTTGTTCTTATCGATGATTTCCCTGGGGGTGCGGATCTCCCATTTCCATGTCTGA
- a CDS encoding DNA-3-methyladenine glycosylase gives MNCPAASPVIEPEWLSRPAPEVAPDLVGCTLVRQFADGNVLRGVIVETEAYAPGDPAFHAYRGRSPRNWIVFEQAGHAYVYLIYGMYHCFNVVTDRTGIPSAVLIRALQLETPPPGIDLPPAQLHRVAAGPGKLCRVLQIDLTDNAQVLQPGGRFWLEHRLPAMQELLEQQPLHLVQTTRIGLTKGVDTPWRWYLKQSPAVSKP, from the coding sequence ATGAATTGCCCCGCCGCATCGCCCGTGATTGAGCCAGAATGGCTGAGCCGCCCCGCCCCTGAGGTGGCCCCCGATTTGGTAGGTTGCACCCTGGTACGGCAGTTTGCCGATGGTAACGTGCTCCGTGGGGTGATTGTGGAGACAGAAGCTTACGCACCAGGGGATCCGGCCTTTCATGCCTATCGGGGGCGATCGCCGCGCAACTGGATCGTTTTCGAGCAGGCAGGCCATGCCTATGTATATCTGATTTATGGGATGTACCACTGCTTCAATGTGGTGACAGATCGCACCGGCATTCCCAGTGCGGTACTGATTCGAGCCTTGCAGCTGGAAACCCCACCCCCTGGAATAGACTTACCCCCCGCTCAGCTACACCGTGTAGCCGCAGGACCTGGAAAACTCTGTCGGGTGCTTCAGATTGATTTGACCGATAATGCTCAAGTATTGCAGCCAGGTGGACGATTCTGGTTAGAGCATCGTCTTCCTGCCATGCAAGAGCTTTTGGAACAGCAACCCCTTCACCTAGTGCAAACCACGCGCATTGGTCTGACGAAAGGCGTTGATACGCCCTGGCGCTGGTATCTCAAGCAGAGTCCAGCGGTATCTAAGCCCTAA
- the rpmA gene encoding 50S ribosomal protein L27: MAHKKGTGSTRNGRDSNAQRLGVKRYGGQAVLAGNILIRQRGTKVHPGNNVGRGSDDTLFALINGIVKFERLGKSRKKISVYPVKTTTETVEPVLALS, encoded by the coding sequence ATGGCTCACAAGAAAGGAACAGGTAGTACACGCAACGGTCGTGACTCAAACGCCCAACGCCTTGGTGTCAAGCGCTATGGTGGTCAAGCGGTGCTTGCAGGCAATATCTTAATTCGTCAGCGGGGCACCAAGGTGCATCCCGGCAATAATGTCGGGCGGGGCAGTGACGATACCCTTTTTGCCCTGATCAACGGCATTGTGAAATTCGAGCGGTTAGGTAAAAGTCGGAAAAAAATCAGCGTTTACCCAGTCAAGACGACAACTGAAACCGTTGAACCAGTGCTGGCTCTCAGCTAG
- the rplU gene encoding 50S ribosomal protein L21, with product MTYAIIEMGGKQLRVEPGRFYDVNRLAVEPDAQLTLENVLLAHFDGAVSIGQPFVSGATVQATVIQHLRGRKVVVYKMQPKKKTRKKQGHRQELTRIMVDAIQLNGSSATATGVEPSPVADAEA from the coding sequence ATGACTTACGCAATTATTGAAATGGGTGGCAAGCAACTGCGGGTAGAGCCGGGTCGCTTTTATGATGTCAATCGGCTGGCAGTTGAACCTGACGCTCAGCTAACCCTGGAGAATGTGCTTCTGGCTCATTTTGATGGCGCTGTATCCATTGGCCAGCCCTTTGTTTCTGGGGCAACGGTGCAGGCAACGGTGATCCAGCACCTGCGGGGGCGTAAGGTGGTTGTCTACAAGATGCAACCCAAGAAGAAAACTCGTAAGAAACAGGGGCATCGCCAAGAACTAACAAGGATTATGGTGGATGCCATTCAACTCAACGGTTCATCTGCCACGGCTACCGGGGTTGAACCTTCTCCAGTGGCTGATGCAGAGGCCTAG
- the hypE gene encoding hydrogenase expression/formation protein HypE, giving the protein MTFACPISLQQYPTILMAHGGGGRLMHQLIETMFLSVFGSPDREIHDAAVLAIAGDRIAFTTDSYVVNPLFFPGGDIGSLAVNGTVNDLTMAGARPLYLSLGLILEEGLPMETLWRLVRSIKAAADHAQVQIVTGDTKVVDRGKGDGIFINTSGVGILEHSLKIAPSSIQPGDLILLNGDLGRHGIAVMAAREGLDFQTTIISDSAPLTHLVGALLQAGVKLHCLRDLTRGGLASTLNEIMAATRLTLAIEEAAIPVLEEVQGACELLGLDPLYIANEGRFVAFVAPQDADRALDILRSTQEAEGEAAIASVIGEVVLSSPPAVILNSKLGAARFLDLLSGEQLPRIC; this is encoded by the coding sequence ATGACCTTTGCCTGCCCCATTTCTCTGCAGCAATATCCCACCATTCTGATGGCCCATGGTGGCGGTGGACGATTAATGCACCAATTGATCGAGACGATGTTTCTCTCGGTCTTTGGCTCCCCCGATCGCGAAATCCATGATGCAGCAGTCCTTGCTATAGCAGGCGATCGCATTGCCTTTACCACGGACTCCTATGTGGTGAATCCGCTGTTTTTCCCCGGTGGGGATATTGGCTCTCTGGCTGTGAATGGCACCGTAAATGATCTGACCATGGCTGGAGCCCGTCCGCTTTACCTCAGTCTGGGCTTGATTTTAGAAGAGGGCTTGCCGATGGAAACTCTCTGGCGGCTAGTGAGATCGATCAAAGCCGCTGCCGATCACGCCCAAGTGCAAATCGTTACAGGTGACACCAAGGTGGTCGATCGCGGCAAAGGAGATGGCATCTTTATCAATACGTCTGGGGTCGGCATCCTCGAACATTCCCTGAAGATTGCCCCTAGTTCTATTCAACCTGGAGATCTAATCCTCCTTAATGGCGATTTGGGGCGGCATGGCATTGCCGTGATGGCAGCTCGGGAAGGTCTGGATTTTCAAACCACTATCATCAGTGATTCTGCGCCTTTGACTCACCTTGTGGGGGCACTCCTCCAAGCTGGGGTTAAACTTCACTGTCTGCGGGATCTCACCCGAGGTGGTTTAGCCAGTACATTGAATGAGATTATGGCGGCAACACGCCTGACCCTGGCGATAGAAGAGGCTGCCATTCCCGTATTAGAAGAAGTGCAAGGTGCCTGTGAGTTACTCGGTCTTGACCCGCTGTACATTGCCAATGAGGGACGTTTTGTGGCCTTTGTTGCCCCTCAGGACGCAGATCGTGCCTTAGATATTTTGCGATCGACTCAGGAAGCAGAGGGGGAAGCGGCGATCGCGAGCGTAATTGGTGAAGTGGTTTTATCCTCTCCTCCCGCTGTAATTCTCAACAGTAAGTTGGGTGCAGCCCGCTTTCTCGATCTGTTAAGTGGCGAGCAATTACCGAGAATTTGTTGA
- a CDS encoding DUF4253 domain-containing protein → MDKYQSLREAGTDAANYDLETDDIIARLKLWDTSYGIELSDVTFDAVVVTFKSLPADLTALSAEIYEFCPDTIDQHFGCIADMIEMAEEVGQEIPADLRQLLEGVDLTDENYGLELLQRSLCNSKTVALWWD, encoded by the coding sequence ATGGATAAGTATCAATCTTTGCGAGAAGCGGGTACGGATGCCGCGAACTATGACCTTGAAACAGACGACATTATTGCACGACTCAAACTTTGGGACACCAGCTATGGCATCGAACTCAGTGATGTCACATTTGACGCTGTCGTCGTGACGTTCAAAAGCCTCCCAGCCGACTTGACAGCCCTCTCTGCGGAGATCTATGAATTTTGCCCCGACACCATCGATCAGCATTTTGGCTGTATAGCCGACATGATTGAGATGGCTGAGGAAGTCGGACAGGAGATTCCCGCAGATCTGCGGCAGCTGTTGGAGGGCGTTGATCTCACCGACGAGAACTATGGCTTGGAGCTGCTCCAGCGATCGCTCTGCAACAGTAAAACCGTAGCGCTATGGTGGGATTGA
- a CDS encoding oligosaccharide flippase family protein, protein MLTGSIGSFVGGLFCIQCLVSFPVAWFYKDQQLIMPICIIALVYLMIPIGQVQAMLIRRENRLNISALANTVQVSVGNLMTAVFALLGLGMWAVILPKVLTGPIWVLIQYYNHPWRPPKQFQLKHWQETVVFGKNLLGVELLETLRNNLDYLIVARFISVESLGMYYFAFNAGLGISLSFTNAISSALFPYLCDIRMNWAELQQRYYNSFKTIAWIIIPVVLLQVTLAPLYVPIVFGQKWVGAIPILMLICLSAIPRPFAEAAGKLLLAVDRPQLNLIWSMVFTAIFTIGLLIGVQGGVIGVACAVLLTHWLVQPLFTLWVGRFVFQEQKA, encoded by the coding sequence CTGCTTACTGGCTCAATTGGATCGTTTGTCGGGGGTTTATTCTGCATTCAATGCCTCGTATCATTTCCGGTCGCTTGGTTCTACAAAGACCAGCAATTGATTATGCCCATTTGCATTATTGCCTTGGTTTACCTGATGATTCCGATTGGTCAGGTGCAAGCAATGTTGATCCGTCGAGAAAACCGCCTCAATATTTCGGCTCTGGCGAATACAGTACAAGTGTCAGTTGGTAACCTGATGACGGCGGTCTTTGCCCTCTTGGGGTTGGGAATGTGGGCGGTGATCTTGCCGAAGGTTTTGACTGGCCCGATTTGGGTACTGATTCAATACTATAACCATCCTTGGCGACCTCCGAAACAATTTCAACTCAAGCACTGGCAGGAGACAGTGGTATTTGGGAAAAATTTGCTGGGCGTTGAATTGCTAGAAACCCTGAGGAATAATTTAGATTACCTGATTGTGGCTCGGTTTATTAGTGTTGAATCCTTGGGGATGTACTATTTTGCATTTAATGCAGGGCTGGGAATCAGTCTGAGCTTTACCAACGCCATTAGTTCAGCGCTGTTTCCCTATCTTTGTGACATCCGCATGAATTGGGCAGAATTGCAACAGCGTTACTATAACAGCTTTAAGACAATTGCCTGGATCATTATTCCAGTTGTGTTATTGCAGGTGACGCTGGCTCCTCTTTATGTTCCCATTGTCTTTGGTCAGAAATGGGTGGGGGCGATTCCCATTCTAATGTTGATTTGTTTGTCAGCTATCCCTCGACCCTTTGCTGAAGCAGCGGGGAAGCTATTACTTGCCGTTGATCGTCCCCAATTAAATCTGATCTGGAGTATGGTATTTACGGCCATTTTCACTATCGGATTACTCATTGGCGTCCAAGGTGGAGTGATTGGGGTTGCCTGTGCAGTTCTACTAACCCATTGGTTGGTACAACCGCTATTTACGCTCTGGGTGGGTCGCTTTGTCTTCCAAGAACAGAAGGCGTAA
- a CDS encoding non-ribosomal peptide synthetase, protein MNNPLGDPDVTSQQQKPNGKLATQPTNWEPQWPSSVMLELPMDRERPAIPSFLGEQQSLILPEHLTQSLWQEAQSAGVNLNVILLAAFKILLHRYTGREEIPIGVTIARELGDQQTTVLQTHLQENPSFRELVAQIGKAVSLANADHELTVEKKLEDPHPDSNQNYKLLFHVGFNLPNFSSIEIPSSAISIGNCDLTLEVAVKNRAVRLTFVYNAELFGAERMIEMLLTLQYLLEQISQHPLGNLSDFSLVTPEAQFRLPHPTASLSSEWFGSLQSRFSHQAQRVPQRIAVADPLQAWSYAELEAASNQLANYLHTCGIQSQDVVAIYAHRSAELVWALLGILKAGAAFVILDAKYPASRLSDCSQLAKPKGWLMMAAAGKLPPELETAVRSQRSLCRLELPQGVAAARSLLQDYSPEPLGMASHPDHLAYIAFTSGSTGKPKGILGTQKPLSHFLAWHIHTFDLNESDRFSMLSGLSHDPLLRDIFTPLSLGATVYIPDPDKIFAPGWLATWMQRHKISVAHLTPAMGQLLHPAADTEPSVTMAVSDTNVHLRYAFFGGDILRRQEVAWIQSLAPNLTCVNFYGATETPQAMGYYVVSNPAAQEQRREHLPTQSRIPIGRGIQDVQLLILNPAHRQAGIGELGEIYIRTPYLTKGYLGDDTLTQERFITNPFTKITGDWLYKTGDLGRYNPDGTISLVGRADNQVKIRGFRVELGEIEAVLNGHPTVRQTVVIVREDIADDKHLVAYIVPTKSEVVVAELRRFLREKLPDYMVPSAFLILNQLPLTPNGKIDRRALPVPDYGQPESGSFKAPRNAVERRLVKIWERLLGVKPIGIQDNYFDLGGHSLLAVRLFAEVERVFGKKLPINVLLEISTVEQLARVLDQHIPSAHLSCLVQIQPGEGSPPLFCVHEADGHVLCYRELAGYLGQGQPVYGLQPHGMDGQHPLYRQFEAMAAHFIREIRSLQPDGPYLLCGLCVGGVLAYEIAVQLQAEGQEVALLALFDAALDQSPTLPVGDRFSRHLRKFLYMSLKEKLDYIFAKVKGKIQRTARPCFEKLVLMNYRFYLKSGGYLPFLPAKIPVREILNTVDYQPQVYPGRITLFRATEGTLEWHNDPTLGWGALATGGVEIYDIPGRHNEVTDMLTEPYVRVLAEHLLACIHRAVGEGVD, encoded by the coding sequence TTGAACAACCCGCTAGGAGATCCGGACGTGACCAGCCAGCAGCAAAAACCTAACGGGAAATTAGCGACTCAGCCAACTAACTGGGAACCGCAATGGCCCAGCAGCGTCATGCTAGAACTGCCGATGGATCGGGAGCGGCCAGCGATACCATCCTTTCTGGGAGAACAGCAGTCACTCATACTGCCCGAACACTTGACCCAATCATTGTGGCAAGAAGCACAATCTGCAGGAGTTAACCTCAATGTGATCCTACTGGCAGCCTTCAAGATCCTCCTGCACCGCTATACAGGCAGGGAGGAGATTCCCATTGGGGTCACCATAGCTAGAGAACTCGGTGATCAGCAAACCACAGTCCTGCAAACTCACCTCCAGGAGAACCCCAGCTTTCGAGAGTTGGTTGCACAGATAGGCAAAGCTGTTAGTCTAGCCAATGCTGATCATGAGCTGACAGTTGAGAAAAAACTGGAAGATCCGCATCCTGATTCTAATCAAAACTATAAACTGCTATTTCACGTTGGGTTCAATCTGCCCAACTTTTCTAGCATCGAAATTCCATCGTCAGCTATCTCAATTGGGAATTGTGATCTGACCCTGGAGGTAGCAGTAAAAAATCGGGCAGTTAGGCTGACATTCGTTTATAACGCCGAGTTATTTGGCGCGGAGCGGATGATCGAGATGCTCTTGACACTGCAATACTTACTAGAGCAAATTTCGCAGCATCCTCTCGGCAACCTCTCAGACTTCTCTTTAGTGACGCCTGAGGCTCAATTTCGCTTGCCCCATCCCACTGCATCTCTATCCAGTGAGTGGTTTGGCTCCCTCCAGAGTCGATTTTCCCATCAGGCTCAACGGGTTCCCCAACGGATCGCGGTTGCAGACCCATTGCAAGCCTGGAGTTACGCCGAACTTGAGGCAGCGAGTAACCAACTGGCCAATTACCTCCACACCTGTGGGATTCAATCCCAGGATGTTGTTGCCATCTACGCCCACCGAAGCGCCGAGCTAGTGTGGGCACTGCTGGGGATTCTCAAGGCGGGTGCCGCTTTTGTGATTCTGGATGCCAAGTATCCAGCCTCGCGCCTCAGCGATTGTAGCCAACTAGCCAAGCCCAAAGGCTGGCTGATGATGGCAGCAGCAGGAAAACTCCCACCGGAATTGGAAACGGCTGTGCGTAGTCAGAGATCTCTCTGTCGCCTGGAATTGCCTCAAGGGGTTGCTGCCGCTCGTAGTCTTTTGCAGGACTACTCCCCCGAACCCTTGGGGATGGCTAGCCATCCGGATCACCTAGCCTACATTGCCTTTACCTCCGGCTCCACTGGCAAGCCCAAGGGAATTTTAGGCACCCAGAAACCCCTCTCCCATTTTTTGGCATGGCATATCCATACATTTGATTTGAACGAATCAGACCGCTTTAGTATGTTGTCGGGTCTGTCCCATGATCCCCTGCTGCGGGACATCTTTACACCACTGAGCTTGGGTGCAACCGTTTACATTCCAGACCCAGACAAGATATTTGCCCCTGGATGGCTTGCAACCTGGATGCAGCGGCACAAGATTAGTGTCGCCCACCTAACCCCTGCCATGGGCCAGCTTTTGCATCCAGCAGCTGACACCGAACCATCGGTAACAATGGCTGTGAGCGACACCAATGTCCATCTTCGTTATGCCTTCTTTGGGGGAGATATTTTAAGAAGACAGGAGGTGGCGTGGATACAATCCCTGGCTCCCAACCTCACCTGTGTTAATTTCTACGGAGCTACGGAAACACCCCAGGCGATGGGATATTATGTTGTCTCCAACCCAGCAGCCCAAGAGCAGAGAAGAGAGCACCTACCGACCCAGAGCCGCATCCCCATCGGTAGAGGCATTCAAGACGTTCAACTGTTGATTTTAAATCCTGCCCATCGCCAAGCTGGGATTGGGGAACTGGGAGAGATTTATATTCGCACTCCCTACCTGACAAAAGGATATTTAGGGGATGACACCCTGACCCAGGAACGGTTTATTACCAATCCGTTTACCAAGATAACGGGCGATTGGCTTTACAAGACAGGTGATCTGGGTCGATACAACCCAGATGGCACCATTTCATTAGTCGGTCGTGCTGACAATCAGGTCAAAATCCGAGGTTTCCGAGTCGAGCTGGGAGAAATTGAGGCCGTGCTCAATGGGCACCCGACAGTACGACAAACAGTCGTCATTGTTCGAGAGGACATAGCAGATGATAAACATCTGGTAGCCTATATCGTTCCCACCAAGTCTGAGGTTGTGGTTGCTGAGCTGCGGCGTTTTCTCAGGGAAAAACTTCCCGACTATATGGTGCCCTCTGCATTTTTGATCCTCAACCAACTGCCCCTGACACCGAATGGGAAGATTGATCGTCGGGCTCTACCTGTGCCAGATTATGGACAACCGGAGTCAGGCAGTTTCAAGGCACCCCGCAATGCTGTGGAACGTCGGTTGGTGAAGATTTGGGAGCGGTTATTAGGTGTCAAGCCCATTGGCATCCAGGACAACTACTTTGATCTGGGAGGGCATTCACTGCTGGCGGTGAGATTATTTGCGGAGGTCGAGAGGGTATTCGGCAAAAAATTGCCCATCAACGTGCTGCTAGAGATTTCAACCGTTGAACAACTGGCCAGAGTTTTGGATCAACACATCCCATCAGCACACTTGTCGTGCTTGGTGCAAATTCAACCGGGGGAGGGTTCCCCACCCTTGTTCTGTGTTCACGAAGCAGATGGTCATGTCCTTTGCTACCGTGAGTTGGCGGGGTATCTGGGACAGGGACAGCCTGTATACGGCTTACAACCCCACGGCATGGATGGTCAGCATCCCCTCTATCGCCAGTTCGAGGCCATGGCAGCTCACTTTATTCGCGAAATCCGGTCTCTGCAACCGGACGGGCCTTATTTGTTATGTGGATTGTGCGTGGGAGGTGTTCTAGCCTATGAAATCGCTGTGCAGCTTCAGGCAGAAGGCCAGGAGGTGGCCTTACTGGCACTGTTTGATGCTGCCTTGGATCAGAGTCCGACTCTGCCAGTCGGAGATCGCTTCAGTCGCCACCTCCGTAAGTTTCTCTATATGAGTCTCAAGGAGAAGTTGGATTATATTTTCGCTAAAGTTAAAGGCAAAATTCAGCGAACAGCGAGACCATGCTTTGAGAAGCTTGTGCTGATGAATTATCGTTTCTATCTCAAGAGTGGAGGCTATTTACCCTTCTTGCCTGCGAAAATTCCCGTTCGAGAAATTCTCAACACCGTAGACTACCAACCTCAAGTTTACCCAGGCCGAATAACCTTGTTCCGAGCGACTGAGGGAACGTTAGAGTGGCACAATGATCCGACCTTGGGCTGGGGTGCTCTGGCAACTGGAGGAGTGGAAATCTATGATATTCCCGGTCGGCATAATGAAGTAACGGATATGTTAACAGAACCCTATGTAAGGGTTTTGGCGGAACATTTACTGGCTTGTATTCATCGGGCGGTAGGTGAGGGAGTGGATTAA
- the def gene encoding peptide deformylase, whose translation MATLLQVAQLGNSILRQTAQAIAIGGSETIAPVDAAQLETLIEDMLATLQESKGVGLAAPQVSASLRLLIVASHPNARYPQAPWMEPTVMINPRILAHSQETLTDWEGCLSIPGIRGLVPRYREVEVEYTDLEGKCQKPVLTDFVARIFQHEFDHLEGIVFLDRVESTQDLMTEQEYQQRVVAVSRNC comes from the coding sequence ATGGCTACTCTACTGCAAGTTGCTCAACTAGGAAATTCTATCCTCAGACAAACAGCCCAGGCGATCGCCATCGGTGGGTCGGAGACCATCGCCCCCGTAGATGCCGCCCAGCTAGAAACCTTGATTGAGGATATGCTGGCAACGCTCCAGGAATCTAAAGGGGTGGGGTTGGCAGCCCCCCAGGTATCCGCATCCTTGCGGTTGTTGATTGTGGCATCTCATCCCAATGCCCGTTACCCCCAGGCTCCTTGGATGGAGCCCACTGTCATGATTAACCCCCGGATTCTGGCTCACTCTCAGGAAACACTGACCGATTGGGAGGGCTGCTTAAGTATTCCAGGGATTCGAGGGTTGGTGCCTCGCTATCGGGAAGTTGAGGTTGAGTACACCGATCTGGAGGGGAAGTGCCAGAAGCCGGTGCTTACGGATTTCGTGGCGCGGATTTTTCAGCATGAGTTTGATCACCTTGAAGGCATCGTATTTCTAGATCGGGTTGAAAGTACCCAAGACCTTATGACTGAGCAGGAATATCAGCAACGGGTCGTGGCGGTATCGAGAAACTGCTAA
- a CDS encoding DUF2127 domain-containing protein has translation MKPKTKLSLLLKLAIAKKAVLALTLLIISIGAGFSWRHYEAVTTWAATYMLTAEYALVRSLLQFVIHSDIEQLKLIARLSGIYGALIAIAAVGLWFGATWAYGLFLGLVGILLPVEIFELIHNASLSTAALFMVNLGIFGFLLKEWPEIRHSQLDDA, from the coding sequence ATGAAGCCCAAGACTAAACTCTCGTTGCTTCTGAAGCTGGCGATCGCCAAGAAAGCTGTGCTTGCCTTAACACTGCTGATAATTTCCATTGGCGCTGGCTTTAGTTGGCGGCATTATGAGGCCGTTACAACCTGGGCGGCAACTTATATGCTGACAGCTGAATATGCCCTTGTGCGATCGCTGCTTCAATTTGTTATCCATTCTGACATCGAGCAACTGAAACTGATTGCACGTCTCTCTGGCATTTATGGGGCTTTGATTGCCATTGCCGCCGTAGGGCTATGGTTCGGAGCAACATGGGCCTATGGATTGTTTCTAGGGTTGGTCGGGATTCTGTTACCAGTCGAAATCTTTGAACTGATCCACAATGCATCGTTGAGTACCGCTGCCCTGTTCATGGTGAATCTGGGGATCTTTGGGTTTCTACTCAAAGAGTGGCCAGAGATCCGTCACAGTCAGTTGGATGATGCTTGA